The nucleotide sequence TGGTATTTCACCAAATTGAGGAAGAGTTACCACCTGACCGTTAGGTGCAACAGTCTGGAAAAGCAGTTGTCCTGTCCCGCTGTAAGAGGGAGAAACTTGTTGTAAGGTAATGGGATTTAAGACTGTCTTACCATTAGAAACCTTATATACGTAAAAGTGGAAATCTACCAAGACCCTTATCCATCCCATGAACAAGGCTCCATCTGTAGCCGGATTTACATATAGGTGCTCATCCGAGACACTGTAGAAGCCAAATCTCTCAGGGGCTATAGTTAGGACTTTTCCTCCATTTTCCCTTATCCTAGCTATAATTCTCCTCATCCAATTAGGGAAGTGATCCCCAGCAAGACCGGCTAAAATGAAGTATTGGGCTCTCGTCTCATCAGGTCCTGCATATTCCCACACTGGGGCACCAGTAACGTAAACTCCTGCTGAGTAGACATTCATTGAGCAAAATCCTCCATGTGCACCTGAATTCGCAGTACCAAAGTTACCAGCAAAGAAACCTGCTGTTATTCCAGGGATTAACTGATCCCTCCCTGTAAATAGGACAAATGAATGGGGATTAGTTTCCCTAATCTTCAACAGACCAGGAAAGTTACCTATACCTAAACTTCCCGGGTTCAAACCTAACTTGGACCAAGAGTTCGCATTGGCACCATTCACAAGGATATCATAAGCAGTATCGTAGTCAATGGCAATCCATTTACCTGACCCTCTTGGTCCAGCCCTAAGTAGAGGATATCTTAACCTTGAAGGAACGAAATAGTAGTAGACATCAGCTGCTCCTCTAGGACAAACTCCGCCATCATTTATGTGCCAACCAATAGTCCCAGTAACGAACCTAGGATATCCCTCTGGAGTTCTAGTTACCTGAATTGCACATCTACCTAAACACTGGAAACAGTTCGTGTACACTATTTCGTCAGAGGGATAGTTCAGGGTGTAGCTAGTTGTCTCGGCAATGGGTCTAAATATTTTATCCACAACAGAAGGAGTGCTGAGGAAAACTGCAGTACCTAAACCAGCAAATCCACTTATTTTTAGAAAGTCTCTCCTACTTAGCTTTAATTGACTCATTAATTAAATTTTTAATAAAGTTTTTTTAAGTATTCACTTCAGTTTGAAGATATGACTGAATATTCATATTTACCATATTAGTTCATAGCCACAACCACGATAAATTTTTTTGAACAATAAGCTCACACACAATTTATCATTATTTTTTGATAAAAGTTATAGTAGTATAAATATTTAAGATTAAGTGCTTACAATTTAAAATAATGATAAGATTAGAACCGAATGACATACTAGTGTTGGAGGAGTTAATTTTATACATTCAGCTCACTTCATACCGTTTCTCCAAGCTTACAGGGATATCAAATGCAACGGCGTGGAGGACATTCAACAGACTAGTAGGATTAGGCTTAGTAAAGAGGGAGGATAAAAGGGGCTTTTCAATAACGGCTAGGGGTGCTATAATACTCTACTTAAACACGTCTAAGGGCAATGTGAGGAGAAGATGTTTGTCGGTCTTAAAGAAGTTGTGGAACTATGATGGTGATGAAGAGAAACTCAAGTATTTCCTAGAGGATGTAGATAAGGTTTTGAAGAGTATGAACCTATCACCGTTTGTGATATGTTTTAATCAGCCTGTAACTATTGCCACAATGTTATACAATAAACAGGATGAGCTAAGGGAGGAGACGAAAGAGGTTATTGCAAATATTTTGATAAACTTTTTCCCGTCAATAGATCTGAGGAACGGATGTAAGGCAATTATCTCATATGACAATAATGGAAAACCTTATGTACTTGCAGCAAAGTGCAAGAGAGAAGGTATAAAATTAAGGTATTATTGTCCCGAGATTTCAAAGTACCTCAGTGTCACAAATGCTGAATTACCTCAATGAGTACTTGGAACTAGGTTTCAATCCCTCAACTATTTTAGGAACATGCGAACTGAGTGAACAATTTGGGATTTATCATGGAGAGAGAGGTGAAGAGGTAAGCCTATTTTTCATTAAGTCAAGTAGACCAATGGAGAAAAGGGGAAAAATAAATATACACTACTTCTCTCCAAAATTTGAAGTCATAATAGAGAGAAGCGTAAAGCTAAATGGAGAGGCTCTGGTCTCGGCATCCACACTGCGTATTGTTGATATAACTTTTCCCCCTGAGTCTAAGATATATGACGGTCTGTTAAGAGGTCTGGTGTTAAATCCCATAGTGGTTAAGGGAGCTGTAGATAACCTTTACTTCAAAAGAGAGGACATCTTATTTGGATGGGGCTTAGGTGAGGGTATTGCGAAGCTTGGAAAGTTTGAACCCAGTGATTATTGCATAATACAGCCTCTAGGTGAGTTAGCATTTATTTCTCTCTACAACAGGTTTGTGATGGGGAGACTTAATTTAGATGACTCCTATGTTAGGAGAGAAAAGGAGAAGATTCTGGAAATTAGTTCAAAAGTTTACAGGGAACTCGGTGAGGTGGTAAGAGAGAACGAGAATAACCTTACGTATGTCGAGGATATTGGCATGAACCAGGACTCTGTTAAGAAATTGAAAACATTGAAGATAAAAACTATCATAGTTCATGATAAAAATATTCTAGAGCTAACAAAGAACTTCACAAAAAATCCTTTTGCAAGTCCATTTTCAGTGGTCATATTAGGAAATAAGATTGGTGTAGACAGGGTAGTTGATAAAGCCCTTAGCCTTGGCTTAAGCGTTTTCAGATCAAGTTTTATTAGTTAAAAAATTATTTTTAACTTTATAATGGTGATCATAAATTGTGGACATGGAAGGAGAAGAGGATCCAATATATGAAGCTGAAAGGTTAATTGAGAAAGGGGATTATCCTGAGGCATTAAATGTCTTGGGTAATTTAAGCTTGCCTGAAGCTTATATCTTGAGGAGCAAAGCCTATATCGAGATGGGAAAAAGTGAAGAGGCTATAAGAGAACTTAAAGAGGGCATAAACAGATTTCCCTATGCCCACTATATGTATTATGAGTTAGCCTTGCTGTATTTCAATCATAATGACCTTGTTAATGCATTGGACGAGGTGAATAATGCTCTTTCAATTCTACCTTATTCTTATGAT is from Sulfolobus acidocaldarius DSM 639 and encodes:
- a CDS encoding MarR family transcriptional regulator codes for the protein MIRLEPNDILVLEELILYIQLTSYRFSKLTGISNATAWRTFNRLVGLGLVKREDKRGFSITARGAIILYLNTSKGNVRRRCLSVLKKLWNYDGDEEKLKYFLEDVDKVLKSMNLSPFVICFNQPVTIATMLYNKQDELREETKEVIANILINFFPSIDLRNGCKAIISYDNNGKPYVLAAKCKREGIKLRYYCPEISKYLSVTNAELPQ